The segment GGTCGCCGACTTCGCGCGCGACTTCCGCGTCATCACGCATGACCACCGCGGCGCCGGGCAGAGCACGCACTCGCGGATCGAGTACTCCGTCGAGCAGATGGCGGGCGACGTCCTGCGGCTCATGGACCGGCTCGGCATCGAGGTCGCGCACTACGTGGGGCATTCGACGGGCGGCGCCATGGGACAGGTCCTGGCGCAGGAACACCCTGACCGCATCCTGAGCCTGGTGCTCTCCGCCACGTGGGCCGGGCGCGACCCATACTTCCGCCGCTGCTTCGAGGCGCGCAAGCAGATGCTGCTCGAGTGCGGCGTGGAAAGCTATCTGCGTGCCTCGGCGCTCTTCGTGGCGCCGGGCTGGTGGGTCAGCGCCAACGACGCCCTGCTCAAAGAGCAGCACCGCCGGCAGGCCGCCGCGCAGGCGCCCGTCGAGGTGATGGCGAGCCGCATCGACGCCATCGTGCGCTTCGACCGCCGGGATCGCCTGGGCGAGATCGGCGCTCCGACCCTGGTGGTGGTGGCGGCCGACGACATGCTGACCCCGCGCTTCTATTCCGACGAGCTGGCAGGCAAGATCCCCGGCGCCAGGCTCGTCGTGCTCGGAACGGGAGGCCACCTGGCCCCCAGCATCGTCCCCGGTGAGTACAACGCCGCCGTCGGGGCTTTTCTGAGAGAGCACCGAGCCCCCTAGCGGGCTTCTACTGGAAACGGGCGGTTTCGTGTAGGCTAGGCGGGTTATATCTGCGGTCCACAATCCGGAACCGGGAGGGGATCATGAAGCTTCGCATCGTGGTGGCATTGCTGGTGCTGTTGGGCGGGCTCGCGGGCGGCCCGGCATGGGCGTTCTGGGGCGGGAAGGACAGCATCGACGATCCGATCGACGCGCTCGTAACCATCGAAGCTCTGCCGTTGTACGCCGAGGTGCGCCTCAACGGCGCGCTGCTCGGCACGGCTCTGGAGATCGCCAACCGCGGATTGGCAGTGTTTGGCGCACGCGCCTATAGGGTGG is part of the Candidatus Rokuibacteriota bacterium genome and harbors:
- a CDS encoding alpha/beta fold hydrolase; translation: MPRVSIGDAEIHYDEQGSGPPLLLVPGLSGLGSFWAPQVADFARDFRVITHDHRGAGQSTHSRIEYSVEQMAGDVLRLMDRLGIEVAHYVGHSTGGAMGQVLAQEHPDRILSLVLSATWAGRDPYFRRCFEARKQMLLECGVESYLRASALFVAPGWWVSANDALLKEQHRRQAAAQAPVEVMASRIDAIVRFDRRDRLGEIGAPTLVVVAADDMLTPRFYSDELAGKIPGARLVVLGTGGHLAPSIVPGEYNAAVGAFLREHRAP